From Aedes albopictus strain Foshan chromosome 1, AalbF5, whole genome shotgun sequence, one genomic window encodes:
- the LOC115260592 gene encoding uncharacterized protein LOC115260592 yields MGKGGPTNKRHADGEVDTSTASKRLLQTNKFAPLAAETFEKEEQLPPFYTTGFPENFGADIDYYVKNVKKSLKVSHHRCTDGYKITVPAVNHYRAVEALLNKKKILYFSHDMEAEKPYKAIVGGLDDMDPFLLETELKEVGLEPLKIFKIKRHNTNARYRDQLDLIHFPKKKTSVKDLRIYKKSTRSPTISSNGNGTNRCTRRSRSAQTA; encoded by the coding sequence ATGGGCAAAGGTGGCCCGACAAATAAGCGTCACGCCGACGGTGAAGTCGACACCAGCACAGCGAGCAAGCGTTTGCTCCAAACCAATAAATTCGCCCCCCTCGCGGCGGAAACATTCGAGAAGGAAGAGCAACTACCACCGTTCTACACAACAGGTTTTCCCGAAAACTTCGGTGCAGACATTGACTACTACGTCAAGAACGTCAAGAAGAGCCTCAAAGTTTCCCACCATCGGTGCACGGACGGATATAAAATTACCGTTCCCGCCGTCAACCACTATCGTGCGGTGGAAGCACTTCTCAACAAGAAGAAGATTCTATACTTCAGCCACGATATGGAGGCCGAAAAGCCATACAAAGCCATCGTGGGGGGTCTGGATGACATGGATCCCTTTCTCCTTGAAACGGAGCTGAAGGAGGTCGGTCTTGAACCCCTCAAAATCTTCAAGATAAAGCGCCATAACACCAATGCCCGGTACCGCGATCAGCTCGACCTGATCCACTTCCCGAAGAAGAAAACCAGCGTGAAGGATCTACGGATCTACAAGAAGTCCACGCGCTCTCCAACCATATCATCCAATGGGAACGGTACAAACCGGTGTACAAGGAGGTCACGCAGTGCACAAACTGCCTGA